A genomic window from Sulfurimonas sp. includes:
- a CDS encoding glycosyl transferase — MADFFQNGVITTLQNVGGRSLEDMEVELEEFAKRRNMVLLLPALYSEFETPAMETIINELKDVKYLHKIILGLDRATKEQFEDVKKRMSVLNCKVDVLWNDGPRIKEIYKELTDEHFPGLDTPGKGRNVWTMIGYGLTEQDNYAFALHDCDIVNYKRDIVAKLFYPIVHPGLDFEFNKGYYSRVTSKLHGRVTRLFYTPLIKSLEITFGKNRYLDYMESFRYALSGEFSFIRSLGRGIGISPTWGLEVSTLSEVYKNTSNKRICQTEIMETYEHKHQELGSKDDGGGVYKMANDIAKTLFRILSQEGVIFSKASFQTLLSSYYQESRFEISKFNALSKLNGLEYNRQSEILAVEAFQDAIKEAANEFYKDPMGIPPMSPWITVRSVLPKFSDKFYEAVKADNMES; from the coding sequence ATGGCTGATTTTTTTCAAAACGGAGTTATAACAACTCTTCAAAACGTTGGTGGTAGATCGTTAGAGGATATGGAAGTAGAACTTGAGGAATTTGCAAAAAGAAGAAATATGGTACTTCTTTTACCTGCACTGTATTCAGAGTTTGAGACACCTGCAATGGAGACGATTATAAATGAGCTAAAAGATGTAAAGTATCTGCATAAAATTATCCTTGGGTTGGATCGTGCTACTAAAGAGCAGTTTGAAGATGTTAAAAAAAGAATGAGCGTATTAAACTGTAAAGTAGACGTACTTTGGAATGACGGACCTAGAATTAAAGAGATCTATAAAGAACTTACTGATGAACACTTTCCCGGACTTGATACACCTGGAAAAGGTAGAAATGTTTGGACTATGATAGGTTATGGCTTGACCGAACAAGATAACTATGCGTTCGCTCTGCATGATTGTGATATTGTAAATTATAAAAGAGATATAGTTGCAAAACTGTTTTATCCCATAGTGCACCCAGGACTTGATTTTGAGTTTAACAAGGGGTATTATTCTCGTGTAACAAGTAAACTTCATGGTCGTGTTACAAGGTTGTTTTACACACCTCTTATTAAATCTTTAGAGATCACTTTTGGTAAAAACAGATATTTGGATTATATGGAGAGTTTTCGTTATGCACTTTCTGGCGAGTTTTCATTTATAAGATCACTTGGTCGTGGTATTGGTATATCTCCAACATGGGGATTAGAAGTATCAACCCTTTCAGAAGTTTATAAAAATACATCAAATAAGCGTATATGTCAGACTGAGATTATGGAGACATATGAGCACAAACACCAGGAACTTGGTTCAAAAGATGATGGTGGTGGTGTGTATAAAATGGCAAATGATATTGCCAAAACACTTTTTAGAATTCTTTCTCAAGAAGGTGTGATCTTCTCAAAAGCATCGTTTCAAACTCTTCTTTCATCTTATTACCAAGAGTCGAGATTTGAGATTTCAAAGTTTAATGCACTGAGTAAGTTAAACGGATTAGAGTATAATAGACAATCTGAAATACTAGCGGTTGAAGCATTCCAAGATGCTATCAAAGAAGCTGCGAATGAGTTTTATAAAGATCCTATGGGTATACCTCCAATGTCACCTTGGATCACTGTAAGATCGGTTTTACCAAAATTTTCAGATAAATTTTATGAAGCGGTAAAAGCTGATAATATGGAGAGTTAA